The Brasilonema sennae CENA114 genome includes a region encoding these proteins:
- a CDS encoding NAD(P)H-quinone oxidoreductase subunit N: MDFANLASQLNAGTILPEGIVIVTLLGVLIVDLILGRTSSRWIGYLAIAGLLASVVALLFEWENINPISFGGAFNGDDLSIVFRALIALTAAVTILMSIRYIEQSGTALAEFIAILLTATLGGMFLSGASELVMIFISLECLSISSYLLTGYTKRDPRSNEAALKYLLIGASSTAVFLYGVSLLYGLSGGETELSAIASEIAISGFGQSLGLVIALVFVIAGIGFKISAAPFHQWTPDVYEGAPTPVIAFLSVGSKAAGFALAIRLLTTAFPLVADEWKFVFTALAVLSMILGNVVALAQTSMKRMLAYSSIGQAGFVMIGLVAGTQAGYASMVFYLLVYLFMNLCGFTCVILFSLRTGTDQIVEYSGLYHKDPLLTLGLSISLLSLGGIPPLAGFFGKIYLFWAGWQAGLYWLVLLGLVTTVVSIYYYIRVVRMMVVKETHEMSEVVKNYPEVSWNLPGYRPLQVGLIATLVATSIAGILSNPIFTLANNSIAHTSILQPTAVVTTQVSAMNNQ, translated from the coding sequence ATGGATTTTGCTAATCTCGCATCGCAGCTGAACGCTGGAACAATTCTGCCAGAGGGGATTGTGATTGTCACCCTCTTGGGAGTTTTGATTGTTGATTTGATTTTAGGGCGGACGTCCTCACGCTGGATTGGATATCTAGCAATTGCAGGTTTACTTGCTTCTGTCGTCGCCCTGTTGTTTGAATGGGAAAATATAAATCCGATCTCTTTTGGCGGTGCCTTTAATGGTGACGATCTGAGTATCGTCTTTCGCGCTCTCATAGCATTAACTGCCGCTGTCACCATTTTGATGTCGATTCGCTACATTGAACAAAGTGGTACCGCTTTAGCCGAATTCATCGCGATTTTGCTAACTGCTACTCTGGGAGGAATGTTCCTATCAGGGGCTAGTGAGTTGGTGATGATTTTCATCTCTCTAGAATGCCTGAGTATTTCCTCTTATTTGCTCACAGGTTACACCAAGCGTGACCCCCGCTCTAACGAAGCAGCGCTGAAATATCTGTTGATTGGTGCTTCGAGTACAGCAGTGTTTTTGTATGGAGTTTCGCTGTTGTACGGTTTATCAGGTGGAGAAACCGAACTGAGTGCGATCGCAAGCGAAATTGCCATATCTGGTTTTGGTCAATCTCTAGGTTTAGTGATTGCTTTAGTTTTCGTAATTGCAGGTATTGGCTTCAAAATCTCCGCTGCACCTTTCCACCAATGGACACCAGACGTTTATGAAGGCGCACCCACGCCAGTGATTGCGTTTTTATCAGTTGGTTCCAAAGCAGCTGGGTTTGCTTTAGCGATTCGCTTGCTGACAACAGCCTTCCCTCTGGTTGCTGACGAATGGAAGTTTGTTTTCACCGCCCTTGCGGTCCTGAGTATGATATTGGGTAACGTCGTCGCCCTTGCTCAAACCAGCATGAAACGGATGCTGGCGTATTCTTCCATCGGTCAAGCCGGCTTCGTCATGATTGGCTTAGTTGCAGGCACACAAGCAGGATATGCCAGCATGGTATTTTATCTGCTGGTCTACCTGTTCATGAATTTATGCGGCTTTACCTGCGTGATTCTGTTCTCCCTGCGCACAGGAACTGACCAAATTGTGGAATACTCTGGTTTGTATCACAAAGATCCACTCCTGACACTGGGGTTAAGTATTTCCCTACTGTCCTTGGGTGGTATTCCACCACTAGCCGGATTTTTCGGTAAGATTTACCTGTTCTGGGCAGGTTGGCAGGCTGGACTGTACTGGTTAGTTTTACTGGGCTTAGTCACCACTGTCGTCTCCATCTACTACTACATCCGCGTAGTTAGGATGATGGTCGTTAAAGAAACTCATGAAATGTCTGAGGTAGTGAAGAATTATCCAGAAGTAAGTTGGAATTTGCCGGGATATAGACCTTTACAGGTGGGGTTGATCGCGACATTAGTCGCTACTTCCATCGCTGGAATCTTGTCAAATCCCATATTTACTCTGGCTAACAATTCCATCGCTCATACTTCAATTTTGCAACCGACAGCAGTTGTGACCACTCAAGTAAGTGCAATGAACAACCAGTAA
- a CDS encoding response regulator produces MGTHKILVIDDTTVVRVKVREMLPQGNFQVLEARDGLEGLNLIRQEKLSLILLDFVLPKVSGWEVFQEIQSQPDLKKIPLLIMSGRKQEVMEKIPEPFEYFEFIEKPFDQKQLIDAVKSAMKKAKQPRQEPVELLTVSTTIEKTETSSQETSTTDIQILNQKIASMQTEIDSLNKQLAKVMRFLQQRIK; encoded by the coding sequence GTGGGAACTCATAAAATTCTAGTTATCGATGACACTACAGTTGTCCGGGTAAAAGTACGGGAAATGTTACCACAAGGCAACTTCCAGGTATTGGAAGCAAGAGATGGTCTTGAAGGATTGAATCTTATCCGTCAAGAAAAACTCAGCCTGATTCTGCTGGATTTTGTGCTACCTAAAGTGAGTGGCTGGGAAGTTTTTCAGGAGATTCAATCCCAGCCAGATCTAAAAAAAATTCCTCTGCTCATTATGTCTGGTCGTAAACAAGAGGTGATGGAAAAAATCCCAGAACCCTTTGAGTATTTTGAATTTATCGAAAAGCCTTTTGACCAAAAGCAACTTATTGACGCTGTCAAATCAGCAATGAAAAAGGCTAAACAGCCACGTCAAGAACCAGTTGAGCTTTTAACAGTATCTACTACTATTGAAAAAACGGAAACTTCCAGTCAGGAGACATCAACTACTGACATTCAAATATTAAATCAAAAAATCGCCAGCATGCAAACAGAAATAGATAGTCTAAATAAACAGCTAGCTAAAGTTATGAGGTTTCTTCAACAGAGAATTAAATAA
- the lipA gene encoding lipoyl synthase, translating into MTSSQKAELKSQIRAMPTWLRRSIGKASELSTVQRIIKQHQIHTICEEGRCPNRGECYSQKTATFLLMGATCTRACAFCQVDKGHAPMPLDSEEPQKVAQAVQLLGLRYVVLTSVARDDLPDQGAGHFVKTMQTIRQLNPETQIEVLTPDFWGGAGAGQQGQRERIYKVVKAKPACFNHNIETVQRLQGPVRRGAKYDRSLFVLQVVKEIDSCIPTKSGLMLGHGETVEEVVEAMVDLRKVGCDRITIGQYMRPSLEHLPVQKYWTPEEFDQLGNTAQEMGFSHVRSGPLVRSSYHAGVEE; encoded by the coding sequence ATGACTTCTTCACAAAAAGCCGAACTGAAATCTCAGATCAGGGCAATGCCTACGTGGTTGCGTCGTTCAATAGGTAAAGCCAGCGAACTTTCTACAGTACAGCGTATTATCAAGCAGCACCAAATTCACACGATTTGCGAAGAGGGACGGTGTCCGAACCGAGGGGAGTGTTACTCTCAAAAAACTGCAACTTTCTTACTTATGGGTGCAACCTGCACCAGAGCTTGTGCATTTTGTCAAGTCGATAAAGGTCATGCACCCATGCCTCTTGACTCTGAAGAACCGCAAAAAGTGGCACAAGCAGTGCAGCTTTTAGGATTACGTTATGTTGTGCTGACTTCTGTAGCACGAGATGACTTGCCAGATCAAGGAGCAGGTCATTTTGTCAAGACAATGCAAACTATCCGACAGCTAAACCCAGAAACTCAAATTGAGGTATTGACACCAGATTTCTGGGGTGGTGCGGGTGCTGGACAACAAGGTCAACGTGAGCGTATATATAAGGTAGTGAAGGCGAAACCAGCCTGTTTTAATCACAATATTGAGACGGTCCAACGGTTACAAGGACCAGTCCGCCGAGGAGCGAAATACGATCGCTCGCTTTTTGTGTTGCAAGTTGTTAAAGAAATCGACTCTTGCATTCCCACCAAGTCAGGGTTGATGCTGGGACACGGGGAAACAGTTGAGGAAGTTGTTGAGGCAATGGTGGATCTTCGCAAAGTGGGGTGCGATCGCATCACAATCGGTCAGTATATGCGTCCTTCCTTGGAACATTTGCCCGTCCAAAAATATTGGACACCTGAAGAATTCGATCAATTAGGCAATACAGCACAAGAAATGGGATTTAGCCATGTTCGTTCTGGTCCTCTAGTTCGCAGTTCTTATCACGCAGGCGTCGAGGAGTAA
- a CDS encoding photosystem I protein PsaX — MTANAKTAAANATAAKVGEDVAKSGAKAPYTFRVGWAVLLLAINFLVAAYYFHIIE, encoded by the coding sequence ATGACTGCTAATGCTAAGACAGCTGCTGCTAATGCTACTGCTGCAAAAGTAGGCGAAGACGTTGCTAAAAGTGGAGCTAAAGCTCCTTATACCTTTCGTGTAGGTTGGGCAGTGTTACTACTGGCTATCAATTTCCTTGTAGCTGCCTATTACTTCCATATTATTGAATAA
- a CDS encoding threo-3-hydroxy-L-aspartate ammonia-lyase, with product MSQHNSVTITDVEAAAKRLAGVAHRTPVLTSRTVNDRTNAQVFFKCENFQRTGSFKFRGAYNALSQLSEEQKQKGVLTFSSGNHAQATALAGQLLNIPITIAMPEDAPAVKLSATRGYGGEVVLYNRKQTNREELAQTLLTERGGVMIPPYDHPHIVAGQGTAAKELIEEVGELDLLLVCCGGGGLLSGSAIATKAVLPKCRVIGVEPELADDATRSFHTKTLQTVNNPETIADGARTPYLGKITLPLVLHYVDDMVTVSEEAILRTMFFLWERLKIVIEPTGVLAAAALLEGVVKVPGARVGVIISGGNVDLGKVGQLFLN from the coding sequence ATGTCACAGCATAATTCCGTCACCATCACTGATGTAGAAGCCGCCGCCAAGCGTTTAGCTGGTGTTGCTCACCGCACCCCAGTTCTCACTTCCAGAACTGTTAACGATCGCACCAACGCTCAAGTGTTTTTCAAGTGCGAGAACTTCCAGCGCACCGGATCTTTCAAATTTAGAGGTGCATACAATGCACTATCACAGTTGTCTGAAGAACAAAAGCAAAAAGGCGTCTTGACTTTTTCTTCTGGGAATCATGCTCAAGCAACAGCACTTGCTGGACAACTGCTAAATATTCCTATTACTATCGCGATGCCTGAGGATGCTCCAGCCGTCAAGTTATCTGCGACTCGTGGGTATGGCGGTGAGGTGGTTTTGTATAACCGCAAGCAAACCAACAGAGAAGAATTAGCCCAAACTCTATTAACTGAGCGAGGAGGTGTGATGATTCCTCCTTACGACCATCCTCACATCGTAGCCGGACAAGGTACAGCTGCCAAAGAACTTATTGAGGAAGTTGGTGAACTAGACTTGCTGCTCGTTTGTTGCGGTGGTGGTGGATTACTTTCTGGTTCCGCCATTGCAACCAAAGCCGTATTACCCAAGTGTCGGGTGATAGGAGTAGAACCAGAACTTGCTGACGATGCGACACGTTCCTTTCACACCAAAACTCTACAAACTGTCAATAATCCAGAAACCATTGCTGACGGTGCTCGTACCCCTTATTTAGGTAAAATAACTTTGCCACTGGTGCTACATTATGTCGATGATATGGTCACGGTATCAGAAGAAGCGATTCTACGCACCATGTTCTTTTTGTGGGAACGCCTCAAAATTGTTATTGAACCGACTGGGGTGTTAGCCGCAGCGGCTTTGTTGGAAGGAGTGGTGAAAGTACCGGGGGCTAGGGTTGGTGTAATTATTAGCGGTGGAAATGTGGATTTGGGGAAAGTCGGGCAATTGTTTCTGAACTAG